The window ATCCTCGGAGTAGTGCGTGGAATAGCGAGCAAACGCGCACCTTCCGTGCACACCGTGCCTTTTCCTAGGCTCAGGCCAAGAAGATGGAGCAACGGCTGCGGCAACGGCTGCGAGATGTAGGAGGTGGTGGACGTATGACAAAGCACTGAGCCTGAGCCGATGATGACGCAGTGGTGGAGCGATCGTTGTGAGCGTAGGTGGTGTTGGATGGAAGGCGAAACACTGAACCCGAGCCGCTGACAACGCCCGACACAGATGAAGGCAATGAAGAAACTTGAAGGGGTTGGGTGTGGATCACCAGCGCCAGAGAGGGGGGATTAGAGGGAAGACCAGGGCGACAAGGGTAGGGAGAGACACCGAGGTGGTGCAACATCGACACCGGCCATGGGGTGGGAGCCAGCGGTTCAGCTGATGCCGACCAGCGGGTCGTTGAGGTGACGCGCGGATATGTCGATGAAAAGGGAGAACGCCATGACAAGAAAGGAAGAAGGTGACGGGAAGATATGACATCCCATAGACTTGCGAGGTGCACGTTACCTCCTCTATTCCGCGCATTGACCACTGAATAGGAGGACTCGTATGCGAGTAGCGGAGCGATATGCAAAAGGTCCTTCTAGTTTCATTCCACGAAGTGCGAGAGAGATGGCACTGGACAAGACATGGCTTTGTGTCAACTAAAGTTTATAGTAACAGAGCAAGGGTTTTTTATAGAACCATGTAAAAATAATACTGTATAAATTTAGGTGATGAATGTGCTTAAAAAGACCAAATAGATGAGAATATATTTTCAAGGAATGCTGCAAAGTAACTGTCGGGGGAAAGGCAGTGGTACAGGGGAGGGGTGTAACACCCCCATCAAACCCACTGGTTACTGCCCGTTGCGTCTGGGATCTAGGTCAACACTAGTTTTTGCTGCAAACTTTCATCCTCACTCGTGCGTATCGGGAATCAACTTCTCGGTCGACCACCCATTCTTAAATTGCTCGAAGTCAAACACACTTAATTTTGATGTTTTTTTTTCTTCGAATGGGCTCCTAAAAAAAGGTGAGTAGTCTATCTTCCTTCGTGccgaggaagaagacaatgagtcATTCGGCCAAAAGTTCACATAAATTCAAAAATTTACAGAGGGAATAGTTTGGTAACTGGTATGTTGGCTCTACGTTGGTATGTTGGTTCTTACTAGTTACCTATGTCGTTTCGGGAGGCACAGGGCCTTTGCTATAGCTTCTGAATGAACAAGTTCATGTCGGTAAGTCTACACATGGAGCAAAATAACTAACACAAAACATTCTAAGAGCAACTATACCACCCCTACAAGATGGTGGCTGAATCATCGCGATAATAGTGGAAATGCTGGAATACTCTGACTTCTTGGAAGCAGTCAACCACACCAAATTTGTGGGCGACTAGCTCGACATACCATTTCGATTGGCAAAATGCACCGTGAGAAGATCTCCTACCGATTGCTGCTGATCGACAGGAACACAGGGACGGTAAATGAACATCACAAGGCGAAGTTTATTTCCATTTTATTTGACTGGATCGAATGGATTACATGACACCAAGGTCTCGCCTGAGTTGAGTAATTCACCTAAGACTCCATAACCGATGTTCCTCCCTACCATTACCTATAGATCTCAAGACTGACATTAATCCCTACACCGATGACACAGACCTAACGATCGGTAGCCTACAGTAACCTCTTCTAAGTAAGATCACGCCAACGCGATCATGGCGACGACACCGGCGACAAGCCCCGTGACAATGGAGAGCGCCCGCCTGGACGCGCCACCGGGCTCGGTCGACGGGCTGGGTCCGAAACCGGTCGTCGGGGTGGATCCGCCAGAACTGGACCCGTACGACGGGGACTCCGGGGCAGAGACCGCCCTGCTGGGACTGGGGCTGGGGCTGTGGCTGGGCGCGCGGCCGCCGACGCCGACGGAGGGCGGTTTGGCCGGAGCGGCGGCCAGCGTGGAGTGCCCGGCGACGCTGGCGATCATCCGCTGGCCCGCCTCGCAGTGCCCCGGCACGCCgctgacgaagaagaagaagcccgtccGGTCGAACTTGAACTTGGTGTCGCCGTCCGCGAACCGGGTCAGGGGGGTCACCGTGCTGCACATCTTGTAGTCGTCGTGGTTCACCAGCAGCACCGAgtccttggccgcgtacttgaaATCTGCACGCCGGCCGGCCGCCATGAATCAAGAACGCGAAGTGAGTCGTGTACCAAATTAATCAACCAAGAATGCACGCTTTGCGATAATCAAGAAGAGCGCTATGCATGGGGTTGGATCTGGAATTCTGGATGCGACGGTAACTGCTTACCCAGGACGTCGCCTACTTGGAAGCGGTTCTTCTTGGCCCAGTGGTTGTACGTCTCGGTGCCGTTGCCGGCCGGCACCGCCCACCCCCTCCCGTCGCCGACGCTGTACACCGCGGGCTCCGACGACGCCGGCGACACCGAGGCCGCTAGGAGAATgcagcagcaagcagcagcagcgaggACGACGACGCTGGCCATTGGCGTGCACTGGA is drawn from Triticum dicoccoides isolate Atlit2015 ecotype Zavitan chromosome 6B, WEW_v2.0, whole genome shotgun sequence and contains these coding sequences:
- the LOC119325240 gene encoding early nodulin-like protein 1 is translated as MASVVVLAAAACCCILLAASVSPASSEPAVYSVGDGRGWAVPAGNGTETYNHWAKKNRFQVGDVLDFKYAAKDSVLLVNHDDYKMCSTVTPLTRFADGDTKFKFDRTGFFFFVSGVPGHCEAGQRMIASVAGHSTLAAAPAKPPSVGVGGRAPSHSPSPSPSRAVSAPESPSYGSSSGGSTPTTGFGPSPSTEPGGASRRALSIVTGLVAGVVAMIALA